From a region of the Chrysemys picta bellii isolate R12L10 chromosome 7, ASM1138683v2, whole genome shotgun sequence genome:
- the GPR62 gene encoding G-protein coupled receptor 62 produces MANRTGLNTTQGLDTSSLPEVSQFQEAVGLFFMVLLNLVALVANVAVMVVILKTPLLRKFIFVCHLCLVDLLSAIFLMPLGIISSSSCFNRVIYSIAECQTLIFLNICFISASILTISVISVERYYYIVHPMRYEVKMTVGLAVTVVVFIWIKSILVTVLALVGWPQDNGATSASKCTVSWSPGAHKKVFVIVFSTLCFFLPTLVIFAVYCSIYKVARIASLQHVPVPSWTAAPRQRSESINSQVTIITTRNLPPRLSPERMFGGGKAAMTVVLIVGQFLCCWLPFFSFHLYCSINSVSPGRGHGETIVTWLAYSSFAINPFFYGLLNRQIREELSRLGRSCLNRPLSQELCLSSPEGSIQENFLQFLQRTSCTLETRSSYVNSSPRNTLDQTMMGFRIPGQIPEETN; encoded by the coding sequence ATGGCAAACAGAACTGGGCTTAACACTACTCAGGGGCTAGACACTTCCTCTCTACCAGAGGTGTCCCAATTCCAGGAGGCCGTTGGCCTTTTCTTCATGGTCCTGCTGAACCTCGTAGCCCTGGTTGCCAATGTGGCAGTGATGGTGGTCATCCTCAAGACCCCTCTGCTGAGGAAGTTCATCTTTGTCTGCCACCTCTGCTTGGTGGATCTGTTGTCCGCCATCTTCCTGATGCCGCTGGGGATCATTTCCAGTTCCTCTTGCTTCAACAGGGTGATCTACAGCATCGCAGAGTGCCAGACCTTAATCTTCTTGAACATCTGCTTCATCAGCGCCTCCATCCTCACCATCTCAGTCATCAGCGTGGAGAGATATTACTACATTGTTCACCCCATGCGGTACGAGGTCAAGATGACGGTTGGGCTGGCAGTCACAGTGGTGGTCTTCATCTGGATTAAGTCGATCCTGGTCACAGTCTTGGCATTGGTGGGGTGGCCTCAAGACAACGGGGCCACAAGTGCCAGTAAGTGCACTGTGTCCTGGAGCCCTGGGGCCCACAAGAAGGTCTTTGTTATTGTCTTCAGCACCCTCTGCTTCTTCCTGCCTACCCTGGTCATCTTTGCTGTCTACTGCAGCATCTACAAAGTGGCCCGGATTGCCTCCTTGCAGCATGTGCCTGTCCCCTCTTGGACCGCTGCTCCGCGGCAGCGATCGGAGTCTATTAACAGCCAAGTCACTATTATTACTACCAGAAACCTGCCTCCCAGGCTGTCCCCAGAGCGGATGTTTGGAGGGGGAAAAGCTGCCATGACCGTGGTCCTCATTGTGGGTCAATTCTTGTGCTGCTGGTTGCCATTCTTCTCCTTCCATTTATACTGCTCCATTAACTCTGTCAGCCCGGGCAGAGGCCACGGGGAGACAATCGTCACCTGGCTCGCCTACTCCTCCTTTGCTATCAACCCTTTTTTCTATGGGTTACTGAACCGCCAGATACGGGAAGAGCTGTCTAGGCTGGGGCGGAGCTGCCTCAACAGACCCTTGAGCCAGGAGCTCTGTCTCTCCAGCCCGGAGGGTTCCATACAGGAGAACTTCCTTCAGttcctgcagaggaccagctgCACACTGGAGACCCGATCCAGTTATGTCAACTCTAGCCCCAGGAACACGTTGGACCAGACCATGATGGGCTTCAGAATTCCAGGCCAAATCCCAGAAGAAACCAACTGA